A genomic stretch from Frigoribacterium sp. PvP032 includes:
- a CDS encoding ABC-F family ATP-binding cassette domain-containing protein produces MLSVHDLEIRVGARLLMADVSFRVDKGDKIGLVGRNGAGKTTMTKTLAGETMPTGGKIDRHGEIGYLPQDPRSGNPEDLARTRILDARGLGQLLLGIQEATQAMGDADPDIAARAMKRYGDLDDQFNALGGYAAEAEAASIASNLSLPDRILDQPLSTLSGGQRRRIELARILFSAADTMILDEPTNHLDADSVVWLREYLKTYQGGVIVISHDIELVEEVVNRVFYLDANRQAIDIYNMGWRNYQRQRAADEERRKKERSNAEKQASALQKQAARFGAKASKAAAAHQMVARAEKLLSGLEEVRAVDRVAKLRFPTPVACGKTPLMASNLSKSYGSLEIFTAVDLAIDRGSKVVILGLNGAGKTTLLRILASVDEPDTGQLEPGHGLRVGYYAQEHETIDVKRSVLENMVSSSPNITEMEARRVLGSFLFTGDDSAKPAGVLSGGEKTRLALAMIVVSGANVLLLDEPTNNLDPASRLEILDALANYEGAVVLVSHDEGAVEALNPERVLIMPEGTEDHWTPDYSDLINLA; encoded by the coding sequence GCAACGGCGCCGGCAAGACCACCATGACCAAGACGCTCGCCGGCGAGACGATGCCGACCGGCGGCAAGATCGACCGCCACGGCGAGATCGGCTACCTGCCGCAGGACCCGCGCAGCGGCAACCCCGAAGACCTGGCCCGCACGCGCATCCTCGACGCCCGTGGCCTCGGACAGCTGCTGCTGGGCATCCAGGAAGCGACCCAGGCGATGGGCGACGCCGATCCAGACATCGCGGCCCGTGCCATGAAGCGCTACGGCGACCTCGACGACCAGTTCAACGCGCTCGGGGGCTACGCCGCCGAGGCTGAGGCCGCCTCCATCGCCAGCAACCTGAGCCTGCCCGACCGCATCCTCGACCAGCCCCTCTCGACGCTGTCCGGCGGTCAGCGCCGACGCATCGAGCTCGCTCGCATCCTCTTCTCGGCCGCGGACACGATGATCCTCGACGAGCCGACCAACCACCTCGACGCCGACAGCGTCGTGTGGCTGCGCGAGTACCTCAAGACCTACCAGGGCGGCGTCATCGTCATCAGCCACGACATCGAGCTCGTCGAGGAGGTCGTCAACCGGGTCTTCTACCTCGACGCCAACCGGCAGGCGATCGACATCTACAACATGGGCTGGCGCAACTACCAGCGCCAGCGCGCCGCCGACGAGGAGCGTCGCAAGAAGGAGCGCAGCAACGCCGAGAAGCAGGCCTCCGCGCTGCAGAAGCAGGCTGCCCGCTTCGGCGCCAAGGCCTCGAAGGCCGCGGCGGCGCACCAGATGGTGGCCCGGGCCGAGAAGCTGCTGTCCGGCCTCGAGGAGGTCCGTGCCGTCGACCGCGTGGCCAAGCTGCGGTTCCCCACCCCGGTGGCCTGCGGCAAGACGCCCCTGATGGCCTCGAACCTGTCGAAGAGCTACGGCTCGCTCGAGATCTTCACCGCCGTCGACCTCGCCATCGACCGCGGCTCGAAGGTCGTGATCCTCGGCCTGAACGGTGCGGGCAAGACGACGCTGCTGCGCATCCTCGCGAGCGTCGACGAGCCCGACACGGGTCAACTCGAACCGGGGCACGGGCTCCGCGTGGGCTACTACGCGCAGGAGCACGAGACGATCGACGTCAAGCGCAGCGTGCTCGAGAACATGGTGTCGTCCTCGCCGAACATCACGGAGATGGAGGCGCGGCGCGTGCTCGGCTCGTTCCTGTTCACCGGCGACGACTCTGCCAAGCCGGCCGGGGTGCTGTCCGGCGGCGAGAAGACGCGCCTCGCGCTGGCGATGATCGTCGTCTCGGGCGCGAATGTCCTGCTGCTCGACGAGCCCACGAACAACCTCGACCCCGCGAGCCGCCTCGAGATCCTCGACGCGCTGGCGAACTACGAGGGCGCCGTCGTGCTGGTCAGCCACGACGAGGGAGCAGTCGAGGCGCTGAACCCCGAGCGTGTGCTCATCATGCCCGAGGGCACCGAGGACCACTGGACCCCGGACTACTCTGACCTGATCAACCTCGCCTGA
- a CDS encoding SURF1 family protein: MSGRGAGTPRSTTASKWLGYLAVVVVFAVICGLLAHWQWSRHEEKMAVVHQLEQRYDAAPIPLQEAVPELGSYDPALEWQPVAMTGRYLVDDELLVRNRPLNGQPGFDVLVPFQVTGGDIFVVDRGWVPTGNDQDAPDVVPAPPTGEVTVTARLKPGEPALGDRTGVPGTNQIATIQLSEVQKRVDGDIYDASYGLLASEDPAPATAPVKASAPEIDTGLNLSYFVQWIMFAVGAFGFLFYVFRQERRNALLDAADDETPEEAAERERRRASRPRADHEEEDELLDAAGR; the protein is encoded by the coding sequence ATGAGCGGCCGAGGGGCGGGCACGCCCCGCTCGACGACCGCCTCCAAGTGGCTGGGCTACCTGGCTGTCGTCGTGGTGTTCGCGGTCATCTGCGGCCTGCTGGCCCACTGGCAGTGGAGCCGCCACGAAGAGAAGATGGCCGTCGTCCACCAGCTCGAGCAGCGCTACGACGCGGCACCGATCCCCCTGCAGGAGGCGGTGCCAGAGCTGGGCTCGTACGATCCCGCCCTCGAGTGGCAGCCGGTCGCGATGACCGGCCGGTACCTCGTCGACGACGAGCTCCTCGTCCGCAACCGGCCGCTGAACGGCCAGCCCGGCTTCGACGTGCTCGTGCCGTTCCAGGTCACCGGCGGCGACATCTTCGTCGTCGACCGCGGCTGGGTGCCGACCGGCAACGACCAGGACGCCCCCGACGTCGTCCCGGCCCCGCCGACCGGCGAGGTCACCGTGACGGCTCGGCTGAAGCCGGGCGAGCCCGCGCTCGGCGACCGCACGGGCGTCCCCGGCACGAACCAGATCGCCACGATCCAGCTGAGCGAGGTGCAGAAGCGTGTCGACGGTGACATCTACGACGCGAGCTACGGCCTGCTCGCGTCGGAGGACCCGGCACCCGCGACCGCTCCCGTGAAGGCCAGCGCGCCGGAGATCGACACCGGCCTCAACCTGTCCTACTTCGTCCAGTGGATCATGTTCGCGGTCGGCGCCTTCGGGTTCCTCTTCTACGTCTTCCGTCAGGAGCGACGCAACGCGCTGCTCGACGCAGCCGACGACGAGACCCCGGAGGAGGCGGCCGAGCGTGAACGTCGGCGCGCCTCGCGTCCGCGTGCGGACCACGAAGAAGAAGACGAGCTGCTCGACGCCGCCGGGCGCTGA
- a CDS encoding DUF3099 domain-containing protein encodes MKTSTPITTLPPSPADDRHARMRRYLLATGIRIVCIIFCFVIPLSWWTLIPVFGAVVIPYVAVVLANVGHESGQDVERPGGLEVYRGPQEPWAPPAPHDPDDDPVVGSDGVPR; translated from the coding sequence ATGAAGACATCCACCCCGATCACCACGCTCCCCCCGTCGCCTGCTGACGACCGGCACGCCCGCATGCGCCGGTACCTGCTGGCCACGGGCATCCGCATCGTCTGCATCATCTTCTGCTTCGTCATCCCGCTCAGCTGGTGGACGCTGATCCCGGTGTTCGGCGCCGTCGTCATCCCCTACGTGGCAGTCGTCCTCGCCAACGTCGGTCACGAGAGCGGTCAGGACGTCGAGCGGCCAGGGGGCCTCGAGGTCTACCGCGGGCCTCAGGAGCCCTGGGCTCCCCCGGCACCTCACGACCCGGACGACGACCCCGTCGTCGGCTCGGACGGAGTCCCCCGGTGA
- the fabG gene encoding 3-oxoacyl-ACP reductase FabG, giving the protein MTTPRTVLVTGGNRGIGFAIAEEFVAQGHRVAVTARSGQGPEGTLTVAADVTDAASVDAAFTTVEAELGPVEVVVANAGITKDGLLMRMSEEDFTSVVDTNLGGAFRVVKRASKGMLKARFGRIVLVSSVVGLYGGAGQANYSASKAALVGFARSLTREVGARGITANVVAPGFVETDMTAVLPDEQQAEYKKSIPAGRFGTASEVAKAITWLASDDAGYISGAVVPVDGGLGMGH; this is encoded by the coding sequence ATGACCACCCCCCGCACCGTCCTCGTCACCGGCGGCAACCGAGGGATCGGCTTCGCGATCGCCGAGGAGTTCGTCGCGCAGGGCCACCGCGTCGCCGTCACCGCGCGGAGCGGCCAGGGCCCGGAGGGCACCCTCACCGTCGCCGCCGACGTGACCGACGCCGCCAGCGTCGACGCCGCCTTCACCACCGTCGAGGCCGAGCTCGGCCCCGTCGAGGTCGTCGTCGCGAACGCCGGCATCACGAAGGACGGCCTGCTCATGCGCATGAGCGAGGAGGACTTCACCTCGGTCGTCGACACGAACCTCGGCGGGGCCTTCCGCGTCGTCAAGCGCGCCTCGAAGGGCATGCTCAAGGCCCGCTTCGGCCGGATCGTCCTCGTCTCGAGCGTGGTCGGCCTCTACGGCGGTGCCGGCCAGGCGAACTACTCCGCGTCGAAGGCGGCCCTCGTCGGCTTCGCTCGGTCGCTGACGAGGGAGGTGGGCGCACGGGGCATCACCGCCAACGTCGTCGCCCCGGGGTTCGTCGAGACCGACATGACGGCCGTGCTGCCCGACGAGCAGCAGGCCGAGTACAAGAAGAGCATCCCCGCCGGCCGCTTCGGCACGGCCTCGGAGGTCGCCAAGGCGATCACCTGGCTCGCGAGCGACGACGCCGGCTACATCTCCGGCGCGGTCGTGCCGGTCGACGGCGGCCTGGGGATGGGCCACTAG
- the serB gene encoding phosphoserine phosphatase SerB codes for MPRFLTVLDVDSTLIEDEVIELLADAAGARDEVAAITERAMAGELDFAESLHARVATLAGLPSTVFADAASQIRLTAGVPELVAGLHAHGSVIGVVSGGFHEVLDPIAEGLGLDFWRANRLEVVDGALTGRVEGPVVDAAGKAAALREWAEEAGVAPAHTIAVGDGANDLLMMDAAALSVAFNAKPRVRDHADVVVTHCDLSQVLPLLGLRG; via the coding sequence GTGCCCCGCTTCCTCACCGTCCTCGACGTCGACTCCACGCTCATCGAGGACGAGGTGATCGAGCTCCTCGCCGACGCCGCCGGCGCGCGGGACGAGGTCGCCGCCATCACCGAACGCGCCATGGCGGGAGAGCTCGACTTCGCGGAGAGCCTGCACGCGCGCGTCGCCACGCTGGCGGGGCTGCCGTCCACGGTCTTCGCGGACGCCGCCTCGCAGATCCGCCTCACGGCCGGCGTCCCCGAGCTGGTCGCCGGCCTGCACGCCCACGGCAGCGTGATCGGGGTCGTGTCCGGCGGCTTCCACGAGGTGCTCGACCCGATCGCCGAGGGCCTGGGGCTCGACTTCTGGCGCGCCAACCGGCTCGAGGTCGTCGACGGTGCCCTGACCGGACGCGTGGAGGGGCCGGTCGTCGACGCGGCAGGCAAGGCCGCCGCCCTCCGCGAGTGGGCCGAGGAGGCGGGCGTCGCCCCCGCGCACACGATCGCGGTCGGCGACGGGGCCAACGACCTGCTGATGATGGACGCCGCGGCGCTCTCGGTGGCGTTCAACGCCAAGCCCCGGGTGCGCGACCACGCGGACGTCGTCGTGACGCACTGCGACCTGTCGCAGGTGCTGCCGCTGCTCGGCCTGCGGGGCTGA
- a CDS encoding glucose-1-phosphate adenylyltransferase, producing the protein MASKKIFGIVLAGGEGKRLMPLTADRAKPAVPFGGNYRLIDFALSNLINSGLRQIVVLTQYKSHSLDRHVSQTWSIEGLLGAYVASVPAQQRLGKRWFAGSADAILQSLNLLRDEKPDIVVVVGADHVYRMDFEQMVEAHIASGAGVTVAAIRQPISLADQFGVIEVDPDDPTRIGRFLEKPTDATGLPDSPDEILASMGNYVFDADVLIDAVLRDGEKADSNHDMGGDIVPDFVSRGDAAVYDLNRNEVPGSTERDRYYWRDVGTIDSFYDAHRDLISALPIFNLYNTDWPIFSQQLNSPPAKFVRDGLGNLGTTIDSVVSLGSLLSGAHVERSVLGPWCTLDSGSRVVDSIVFERAHIGPNATVNRAILDKDVVIAEGASVGVDAEADRARGFTVTPSGITVVGKGVRVDQ; encoded by the coding sequence ATGGCATCAAAGAAGATCTTCGGCATCGTCCTGGCCGGGGGCGAGGGCAAGCGCCTCATGCCCCTGACCGCCGACCGGGCGAAGCCCGCCGTCCCGTTCGGCGGCAACTACCGCCTCATCGACTTCGCGCTCTCGAACCTCATCAACTCGGGCCTGCGTCAGATCGTCGTGCTGACGCAGTACAAGTCGCACAGCCTCGACCGCCACGTCTCGCAGACCTGGTCGATCGAGGGGCTCCTCGGCGCGTACGTCGCCTCCGTGCCCGCGCAGCAGCGGCTCGGCAAGCGCTGGTTCGCCGGCAGCGCCGACGCCATCCTGCAGAGCCTCAACCTGCTCCGCGACGAGAAGCCCGACATCGTCGTCGTGGTCGGCGCGGACCACGTCTACCGGATGGACTTCGAGCAGATGGTGGAGGCGCACATCGCCTCGGGCGCCGGCGTCACCGTGGCGGCCATCCGCCAGCCCATCTCGCTCGCGGACCAGTTCGGCGTCATCGAGGTCGACCCCGACGACCCGACCCGCATCGGCCGGTTCCTCGAGAAGCCGACCGACGCCACGGGCCTGCCCGACTCCCCCGACGAGATCCTCGCCTCCATGGGCAACTACGTCTTCGACGCCGACGTCCTCATCGACGCGGTGCTCCGCGACGGCGAGAAGGCCGACTCGAACCACGACATGGGCGGCGACATCGTCCCCGACTTCGTGTCCCGCGGCGACGCGGCCGTCTACGACCTGAACCGCAACGAGGTCCCCGGCTCGACCGAGCGCGACCGCTACTACTGGCGCGACGTGGGCACCATCGACTCGTTCTACGACGCGCACCGAGACCTGATCTCGGCGCTGCCGATCTTCAACCTCTACAACACCGACTGGCCGATCTTCAGCCAGCAGCTCAACTCGCCGCCGGCCAAGTTCGTCCGCGACGGGCTCGGCAACCTCGGCACGACCATCGACTCGGTCGTCTCGCTCGGCTCGCTGTTGTCGGGCGCCCACGTCGAGCGCAGCGTCCTCGGCCCGTGGTGCACGCTCGACTCCGGCTCCCGCGTCGTCGACTCGATCGTGTTCGAGCGCGCCCACATCGGGCCGAACGCCACCGTGAACCGGGCGATCCTCGACAAGGACGTCGTCATCGCCGAGGGCGCCTCCGTCGGCGTGGACGCCGAGGCGGACCGCGCGCGGGGCTTCACCGTCACCCCGTCGGGCATCACCGTCGTGGGCAAGGGCGTGCGGGTCGACCAGTAG
- the glgA gene encoding glycogen synthase, translated as MRVDVITKEYPPNVYGGAGVHVVELAKALRQSIEVQVRAFGDVDPEPDTTGYPDLAELAQVNGALRTLGTDVRIAQDVAGADIVHSHTWYANAAGQLAQMLHDVPHVLTAHSLEPLRPWKAEQLGGGYRVSSWIERQAYETADAVIAVSEGMRRDILRSYPGIDEQKVSVVYNGIDLDAWQRVDDADVVRELGIDPDRPSVVFVGRITRQKGLPYLLRAAKLLPADVQLVLCAGAPDTPEIMAEVSGLVRELQEERTGVVWIEKILPRHQLSAVLSAATTFVCPSVYEPLGIVNLEAMACGVPVVGSDTGGIPEVVADGLTGRIVPLEQAQDGTGTPLDPEAFVADLARILTEVVSDPALARLMGRAGRMRAESEFSWTRIADRTLQVYGSLRR; from the coding sequence GTGCGAGTCGATGTCATCACGAAGGAATATCCCCCGAACGTCTACGGAGGCGCAGGCGTGCACGTCGTCGAGCTCGCCAAGGCGCTGAGGCAGTCGATCGAGGTGCAGGTCAGGGCCTTCGGCGACGTGGACCCCGAGCCGGACACGACCGGCTACCCCGACCTCGCCGAGCTCGCCCAGGTGAACGGGGCGCTCCGCACCCTCGGGACCGACGTCCGCATCGCCCAGGACGTCGCCGGCGCCGACATCGTGCACAGCCACACCTGGTACGCGAACGCGGCCGGCCAGCTGGCGCAGATGCTGCACGACGTCCCCCACGTGCTCACCGCGCACAGCCTCGAGCCGCTCCGCCCCTGGAAGGCCGAGCAGCTCGGCGGCGGCTACCGCGTGTCGAGCTGGATCGAGCGCCAGGCCTACGAGACGGCCGACGCCGTCATCGCCGTCAGCGAGGGCATGCGCCGCGACATCCTGCGCTCCTACCCCGGCATCGACGAGCAGAAGGTCAGCGTCGTCTACAACGGCATCGACCTCGACGCCTGGCAGCGCGTCGACGACGCCGACGTCGTCCGCGAGCTCGGCATCGACCCCGATCGCCCGTCGGTCGTCTTCGTCGGCCGGATCACGCGCCAGAAGGGCCTCCCGTACCTGCTGCGCGCGGCGAAGCTCCTGCCCGCCGACGTCCAGCTCGTCCTCTGTGCCGGCGCGCCGGACACCCCGGAGATCATGGCCGAGGTGAGCGGACTGGTCCGCGAGCTGCAGGAGGAGCGGACCGGCGTCGTGTGGATCGAGAAGATCCTGCCCCGCCACCAGCTCAGCGCCGTGCTCAGCGCGGCCACCACGTTCGTCTGCCCCTCCGTCTACGAGCCCCTCGGCATCGTCAACCTCGAGGCGATGGCCTGCGGCGTGCCCGTCGTGGGTTCGGACACCGGGGGCATCCCCGAGGTGGTGGCCGACGGCCTCACCGGCCGGATCGTCCCGCTCGAGCAGGCCCAGGACGGCACGGGCACGCCCCTCGACCCCGAGGCGTTCGTCGCCGACCTCGCGCGGATCCTCACCGAGGTCGTCTCGGACCCGGCCCTCGCACGGCTGATGGGACGGGCCGGTCGGATGCGCGCCGAGAGCGAGTTCTCCTGGACGCGGATCGCGGACCGGACCCTCCAGGTCTACGGCTCCCTGCGTCGATAG
- a CDS encoding ABC transporter ATP-binding protein codes for MPTVLQLTDVSLVRGGVPVVDSLTWTVDSDDRWIVLGPNGAGKSSLLQVAAAQTHPSSGTAEVLGGDLGSVDLFDLRPRIGFASTTIARRIPAKEKVIDVVLTAAYSVTGRWNEEYEGVDVRRAHRVLDEWSLDHLADRTFGELSDGEQKRVQIARAVMTDPELLLLDEPAASLDLGAREELLRMLSGYAQSEGAPAIVMVTHHVEEIPRGFTHALLLDHGSVVAAGPIDEVVTAETLGATFGVELEVTSEDGRYTARAAR; via the coding sequence ATGCCTACCGTCCTGCAGCTGACCGATGTCTCCCTCGTCCGTGGCGGCGTCCCCGTCGTCGACTCGCTGACCTGGACCGTCGACTCCGACGACCGCTGGATCGTGCTGGGGCCGAACGGCGCCGGCAAGTCGTCGCTGCTGCAGGTGGCGGCGGCGCAGACCCACCCGAGCTCCGGCACCGCCGAGGTGCTCGGCGGCGACCTGGGCTCGGTCGACCTCTTCGACCTCCGTCCGCGGATCGGCTTCGCCTCCACGACGATCGCCCGCCGCATCCCGGCGAAGGAGAAGGTGATCGACGTCGTCCTCACCGCTGCCTACTCCGTCACGGGCCGCTGGAACGAGGAGTACGAGGGCGTCGACGTGCGCCGCGCACACCGCGTGCTCGACGAGTGGAGCCTCGACCACCTCGCTGACCGCACCTTCGGCGAGCTGAGCGACGGCGAGCAGAAGCGCGTCCAGATCGCGCGCGCGGTCATGACCGACCCCGAGCTCCTGCTGCTCGACGAGCCGGCCGCGAGCCTCGACCTCGGTGCACGCGAGGAACTGCTGCGCATGCTCTCCGGCTACGCACAGTCCGAGGGCGCACCCGCCATCGTCATGGTCACCCACCACGTCGAGGAGATCCCGCGCGGCTTCACGCACGCGCTCCTGCTCGACCACGGCTCCGTCGTGGCCGCCGGCCCGATCGACGAGGTCGTCACGGCCGAGACCCTCGGCGCCACCTTCGGCGTCGAGCTCGAGGTCACGTCCGAGGACGGGCGCTACACGGCACGCGCCGCCCGCTGA
- a CDS encoding type B 50S ribosomal protein L31, with amino-acid sequence MKTDIHPEYKQIVFRDLASGATFLTRSTTTSDKTIELDGETYPVIDVEISSESHPFYTGKQRILDSAGRVEKFNSRYKNFGK; translated from the coding sequence ATGAAGACCGACATCCACCCCGAGTACAAGCAGATCGTCTTCCGCGACCTCGCATCGGGCGCCACGTTCCTCACGCGCTCCACGACGACGAGCGACAAGACCATCGAGCTCGACGGGGAGACCTACCCGGTCATCGACGTCGAGATCTCGTCGGAGTCGCACCCCTTCTACACGGGCAAGCAGCGCATCCTCGACTCGGCCGGCCGTGTCGAGAAGTTCAACTCGCGCTACAAGAACTTCGGCAAGTAA
- a CDS encoding 3'-5' exonuclease, translated as MPSAWWKALGVFDLETTGIDVETARIVTAHVGLIDATGATVAHGEWLADPGVEIPEQASAVHGISTERARAEGRPAAEVVAEIVAAVRAVFARGVPLVVYNAPYDLTLLDREARRHGIEPLGEVGEIGCVIDPLVIDKAVDRFRKGKRTLEAAAGVYGVVLDDAHDAGADAVAAGRVAQAMAQRYPAQLDVPTTELHDLQVGWCSTQAASFQEYMRRKDPTFTTSGEWPHRSLPAS; from the coding sequence CTGCCGTCGGCGTGGTGGAAGGCGCTCGGGGTGTTCGACCTCGAGACGACCGGGATCGACGTCGAGACGGCGCGCATCGTGACGGCGCACGTCGGGCTCATCGACGCGACGGGCGCGACCGTCGCCCACGGCGAGTGGCTGGCCGACCCCGGCGTCGAGATCCCCGAGCAGGCCAGCGCCGTGCACGGCATCTCGACCGAGCGGGCACGTGCCGAGGGACGGCCAGCAGCCGAGGTCGTCGCCGAGATCGTCGCGGCCGTCAGGGCCGTCTTCGCCCGTGGCGTGCCCCTCGTCGTCTACAACGCGCCCTACGACCTCACCCTGCTCGACCGCGAGGCTCGTCGGCACGGCATCGAGCCCCTCGGCGAGGTCGGCGAGATCGGCTGCGTCATCGACCCGCTCGTGATCGACAAGGCCGTCGACCGGTTCCGCAAGGGCAAGCGCACCCTCGAGGCCGCCGCCGGTGTCTACGGCGTCGTCCTCGACGACGCCCACGACGCCGGTGCGGACGCCGTCGCCGCGGGCCGGGTGGCCCAGGCCATGGCGCAGCGCTATCCCGCTCAGCTCGACGTCCCGACGACCGAGCTGCACGACCTCCAGGTCGGCTGGTGCTCGACCCAGGCGGCGTCCTTCCAGGAGTACATGCGCCGCAAGGACCCGACGTTCACGACGTCCGGCGAGTGGCCGCACCGGTCGCTCCCCGCCTCCTGA
- the treS gene encoding maltose alpha-D-glucosyltransferase yields MSFTAPIQQPGLTLDPAWHRRAVFYEVMVRSFVDSNGDGAGDLQGLLSRLDYLQWLGVDALWLPPFFQSPLRDGGYDIADYKAILPEFGTLDEFRDLVTKSHERNMRIVIDMVLNHTSDQHEWFQQSREDPEGPYGDFYVWRDTDDEYSNIRVIFVDTEESNWTFDPVRRQFFFHRFFSHQPDLNFENPAVQEAVFDVVRHWLDLGVDGLRLDAIPYLFETEEGNGEGEPATHEFIKRLRRMVDDEFPGRVLIAEANQWPAETAAFFGTEEEPECHMAFDFPVMPRIFYSLRAQNGSELKRILSETTEVPPGAAWAVFLRNHDELTLEMVSEEYRQAMYGWYAYDPRMRSNIGIRRRLAPLLDNSRAELELVHALLFALPGSPFLYYGDEIGMGDNIWLPDRDSSRTPMQWTPDRNAGFSTADPGKLFLPVVQSLVFNYNLVNVESQLAQSRSLLHWVRNVIHVRKAHPVFGLGTLEVAETDQESVLAFVRSYEGEGTQFGASAEDVLCVFSFAHNPSAVTVTAPHLAGRTLFDLFGGAQFPSFDDEGKVTITLGTQQFFWLHVGDVPAASAPAVGGAS; encoded by the coding sequence GTGAGCTTCACTGCCCCCATCCAGCAGCCCGGACTGACCCTCGATCCCGCATGGCACAGACGTGCCGTGTTCTACGAGGTGATGGTGCGCTCGTTCGTCGACAGCAACGGCGACGGCGCCGGCGACCTCCAGGGGCTGCTCTCGCGGCTCGACTACCTGCAGTGGCTCGGGGTCGACGCCCTGTGGCTGCCGCCGTTCTTCCAGTCGCCCCTCCGCGACGGCGGCTACGACATCGCCGACTACAAGGCGATCCTGCCCGAGTTCGGCACCCTCGACGAGTTCCGCGACCTCGTCACGAAGTCGCACGAGCGCAACATGCGCATCGTGATCGACATGGTGCTCAACCACACGTCCGACCAGCACGAGTGGTTCCAGCAGTCCCGGGAAGACCCCGAGGGCCCCTACGGCGACTTCTACGTCTGGCGCGACACCGACGACGAGTACTCGAACATCCGCGTCATCTTCGTCGACACGGAAGAGTCGAACTGGACGTTCGACCCGGTGCGCCGCCAGTTCTTCTTCCACCGCTTCTTCTCGCACCAGCCCGACCTCAACTTCGAGAACCCGGCCGTGCAGGAGGCTGTCTTCGACGTGGTCCGGCACTGGCTGGACCTCGGCGTCGACGGCCTGCGGCTCGACGCCATCCCCTACCTCTTCGAGACGGAGGAGGGCAACGGCGAGGGCGAGCCCGCGACCCACGAGTTCATCAAGCGCCTCCGTCGCATGGTCGACGACGAGTTCCCCGGCCGCGTGCTGATCGCCGAGGCGAACCAGTGGCCGGCCGAGACGGCCGCCTTCTTCGGCACCGAAGAAGAGCCCGAGTGCCACATGGCCTTCGACTTCCCCGTCATGCCGCGCATCTTCTACTCGCTGCGGGCGCAGAACGGCTCCGAGCTGAAGCGCATCCTCTCCGAGACGACCGAGGTGCCGCCGGGCGCCGCCTGGGCCGTCTTCCTCCGCAACCACGACGAGCTGACGCTCGAGATGGTGAGCGAGGAGTACCGCCAGGCGATGTACGGCTGGTACGCCTACGACCCGCGGATGCGCTCGAACATCGGCATCCGTCGTCGTCTCGCTCCCCTGCTCGACAACTCGCGGGCCGAGCTCGAGCTCGTCCACGCCCTGCTGTTCGCGCTGCCGGGCAGCCCGTTCCTGTACTACGGCGACGAGATCGGCATGGGCGACAACATCTGGCTGCCCGACCGCGACTCCTCGCGCACGCCGATGCAGTGGACCCCCGACCGCAACGCCGGCTTCTCGACGGCCGACCCGGGCAAGCTGTTCCTGCCCGTCGTGCAGTCGCTCGTCTTCAACTACAACCTGGTCAACGTCGAGAGCCAGCTCGCCCAGTCGCGCTCGCTGCTGCACTGGGTGCGGAACGTGATCCACGTCCGCAAGGCGCACCCGGTCTTCGGGCTCGGCACCCTCGAGGTGGCCGAGACGGACCAGGAGTCGGTGCTCGCGTTCGTCCGGTCGTACGAGGGCGAGGGCACCCAGTTCGGCGCCTCGGCTGAGGACGTCCTCTGCGTGTTCTCGTTCGCGCACAACCCGTCGGCGGTCACGGTCACGGCGCCGCACCTCGCGGGCCGGACGCTCTTCGACCTCTTCGGCGGAGCGCAGTTCCCGTCGTTCGACGACGAGGGCAAGGTCACGATCACGCTCGGCACGCAGCAGTTCTTCTGGCTGCACGTCGGCGACGTGCCCGCCGCGTCGGCCCCGGCTGTCGGCGGCGCCTCCTAG